One window of the Pseudomonas sihuiensis genome contains the following:
- the lspA gene encoding signal peptidase II codes for MPNVSRFGHLPWLVLSVLILVVDRVTKEFFEGSLSMYQRIEVIPGYFDWTLAYNTGAAFSFLADASGWQRWFFAAIAIVVSVVLVIWLKRLKRHETLLAVALAMVLGGALGNLYDRVVLGHVVDFILVHWQSRWFFPAFNLADTFITIGAILLALDMFKSDKSAKEAAQ; via the coding sequence ATGCCTAACGTCTCGCGTTTCGGGCATCTGCCCTGGTTGGTGTTGAGTGTGCTGATCCTGGTCGTCGACCGCGTGACCAAGGAATTCTTCGAAGGCAGCCTGAGCATGTACCAGCGCATCGAAGTCATTCCGGGCTACTTCGACTGGACCCTGGCCTACAACACCGGCGCCGCTTTCAGTTTCCTGGCCGATGCCTCCGGCTGGCAGCGCTGGTTTTTCGCCGCCATCGCCATCGTCGTCAGCGTCGTGCTGGTGATCTGGCTCAAGCGCCTCAAGCGTCATGAGACCCTGCTGGCCGTGGCCCTGGCCATGGTGCTGGGTGGCGCGCTGGGCAACCTGTACGACCGCGTGGTGCTCGGCCATGTGGTCGACTTCATCCTGGTGCACTGGCAGAGCCGCTGGTTCTTCCCGGCGTTCAACCTGGCTGACACCTTCATCACCATCGGCGCCATCCTGCTGGCGCTGGATATGTTCAAGAGCGACAAGTCCGCGAAGGAGGCTGCGCAATGA
- a CDS encoding FKBP-type peptidyl-prolyl cis-trans isomerase codes for MTDVRIGPDREVTLHFALKLENGDVVDSTFDKQPATFKVGDGNLLPGFEQALYGFKAGDKRSVQVQPEQGFGQPNTQNVQIMPRSQFDGMELSEGLLVIFNDAANAELPGVVKAFDEQQVTIDFNHPLAGKVLQFDVEIIEVKAL; via the coding sequence ATGACAGACGTACGCATCGGGCCGGACAGGGAAGTGACCCTGCATTTCGCCCTCAAGCTGGAAAACGGCGATGTGGTCGACAGTACCTTCGACAAGCAACCGGCGACCTTCAAGGTCGGTGACGGCAACCTGCTGCCCGGTTTCGAGCAGGCGCTGTACGGCTTCAAGGCCGGCGACAAGCGCAGCGTGCAGGTGCAGCCGGAGCAGGGCTTCGGCCAGCCCAACACACAGAACGTGCAGATCATGCCGCGCAGCCAGTTCGACGGCATGGAGCTCTCCGAAGGCCTGCTGGTGATCTTCAACGACGCCGCCAATGCCGAGCTGCCGGGGGTGGTCAAAGCTTTCGACGAGCAGCAGGTGACCATCGACTTCAACCACCCGCTGGCTGGCAAGGTGCTGCAATTCGATGTGGAAATCATCGAGGTCAAGGCGCTCTAG
- the ispH gene encoding 4-hydroxy-3-methylbut-2-enyl diphosphate reductase, producing MHIKLANPRGFCAGVDRAIEIVNRALEVFGPPIYVRHEVVHNKFVVEDLRARGAVFVEELDQVPDDVIVIFSAHGVSKAVRDEAARRGLKVFDATCPLVTKVHMEVVRYSREGRECILIGHEGHPEVEGTMGQYDASNGGAIYLVEDEADVAELQVRNPENLAFVTQTTLSMDDTSKVIDALRAKFPAIGGPRKDDICYATQNRQDAVKQLASECDVLLVVGSPNSSNSNRLRELAERMGTPAYLIDGAEDLKRKWFDGVKGIGITAGASAPEVLVRGVVDQLRAWGAEGETELDGRPENVTFSMPKELRVKAL from the coding sequence ATGCATATCAAACTCGCCAACCCCCGTGGCTTCTGCGCCGGCGTCGATCGCGCCATCGAAATCGTCAACCGCGCGCTGGAAGTCTTCGGCCCGCCGATCTACGTGCGCCATGAAGTGGTGCACAACAAGTTCGTGGTCGAGGACCTGCGCGCCCGTGGCGCGGTATTCGTCGAAGAGCTGGATCAGGTGCCGGATGACGTCATCGTTATCTTCAGTGCTCACGGCGTCTCCAAGGCCGTGCGCGATGAAGCGGCGCGTCGTGGCCTCAAGGTATTCGACGCCACCTGCCCGCTGGTGACCAAGGTGCATATGGAAGTGGTGCGCTACAGCCGTGAAGGCCGTGAGTGCATTCTCATCGGCCACGAAGGTCACCCGGAAGTCGAAGGCACCATGGGCCAGTACGACGCCAGCAACGGCGGCGCCATCTACCTGGTGGAAGACGAGGCGGACGTCGCCGAGCTGCAGGTGCGTAATCCCGAAAACCTGGCGTTCGTGACCCAGACCACCCTGTCGATGGACGATACCAGCAAGGTGATCGATGCCCTGCGCGCCAAGTTCCCGGCTATCGGCGGCCCACGCAAGGATGACATCTGCTACGCCACCCAGAATCGCCAGGATGCGGTCAAGCAACTGGCCAGCGAGTGCGACGTGCTGCTCGTCGTCGGCAGCCCCAACAGCTCCAACTCCAACCGCCTACGGGAACTGGCCGAGCGCATGGGTACTCCGGCCTATCTGATCGATGGAGCAGAGGATCTCAAGCGTAAGTGGTTCGATGGCGTGAAGGGTATCGGCATCACGGCGGGGGCTTCGGCGCCTGAGGTGCTGGTGCGGGGGGTGGTTGATCAACTGCGCGCTTGGGGGGCGGAAGGGGAGACGGAACTTGATGGTCGGCCAGAGAATGTGACGTTCTCGATGCCGAAGGAGTTGAGGGTTAAGGCATTATAG
- a CDS encoding type IV pilin protein, whose protein sequence is MKPAQTGFTLIEVMIVVVVIAILASIAYPSYTEYVQRANRSEGQALLADASARQERYFAQNNVYVTSNSDLGKLGLGGNTSETGKYTLSVASANGDGGYTLTATNTFNDTKCGNLTLNAMGEKGVTASGASVSNCWK, encoded by the coding sequence ATGAAACCTGCTCAAACCGGCTTCACCCTGATTGAAGTCATGATAGTGGTCGTGGTCATAGCCATTCTGGCCTCGATCGCCTACCCGAGCTATACGGAGTACGTGCAACGAGCAAACCGAAGCGAAGGCCAGGCTCTGCTGGCCGACGCTTCGGCTCGCCAGGAACGCTACTTTGCGCAGAATAATGTCTATGTCACCAGCAATAGCGACTTGGGCAAACTGGGGCTCGGCGGAAACACCTCCGAAACGGGCAAGTACACGCTTTCCGTCGCCAGCGCAAATGGGGACGGCGGTTATACATTGACGGCCACCAATACGTTCAACGATACAAAGTGCGGTAACTTGACACTCAACGCCATGGGTGAAAAAGGTGTTACCGCTTCTGGCGCTTCCGTAAGTAACTGCTGGAAATAG
- a CDS encoding pilus assembly protein yields MHSFRLHSRAKTLSYAAFGIALLSAADAYATVSQSPLSLTIGVPPNLILTLDESGSMSWGYVPDSVLGSVISGSNITRLYAANAYNPMYYNPNTDYVIPPFFDVNGEEITLSTQFSAAPINGFRPEDGTLDLSSYYRPTGREYRMPLGNHNRLNGPAGDFQVTKTTSNNQQPDDVESEAGIVFRLTRPDGTRTCVIQEAGPVLDNTHFTCSRDGNTYTARTPAYYYSYDDSLTGCSDSTADASCYKLVFVEEEEEENFAIWYSFYRTRALATLSATSLAFAQLSPAVRLSWQDLARCTTLNGGSASRCKDNKFRQYDSLHKGQFYSWLKDIYFDSGTPLPAAMKRAGEFLKEDVAWHKYPNSRNSSDRNTTANTYACRASYHILMTDGMWNANASAPSDFRHDAATFDLPDGRSYSQRRPYYDTTEKTLADLAMHYWATDLNTSLDNDVPAYIPFKSGDTTTDYWDARNDPATWQHMTNFIMGLGLTSSLNSPGIPWSGSTHKGAGYEALVAGTKDWPEASSSSANNVYDLWHAAINSRGEFFSVDSPEAMVQAFDDILSRIADRKSTAARPAINSGQISTDEDDNGIVRTVSYQTSYASDDNWSGDVKRFEKGWNSQTNTFETREIWSAKNQVPGAASRRIKIAGNDNNGLAVFTWANAGASGTVGTLAYFLSRDPENGNVVDSKGSLRLDYLRGDRTGEGTTFRQRSGVLGDFYSSTPAVVSGPRYLINFSNRLEGNTAYSDFAERIAQRQPRVYVGGNDGMLHGFNANTGAEEFAFIPTAVFPKLNKLTGTNYSHEFYVDGPPTVADVFDGTEWRTILVGTLKAGGKSIFALDVTTPGQEKLLWEFDDNDLPDEALARMGYSFSQPTIARLHTGTWAVVFGNGYESANNTNGKAALFIVDAMEGTLLKSLEVSGVEGVANGLSTPKLGDYNGDGVADYAYAGDLQGNVWRFDLLRNGRTDSAPFTREDDGENAIDDFEVAYGGEPLFSAISSNNGSRQPITSAPSLVRHPTGVGYLVIFGTGKFFETNDKDGDKTMPQTVYGIWDKQTLGEEASNPNISRSSLQEQEITNQVTVAADGSTRQGLVISNNAVDWYGSDTQSAQNGWWLDLRQSEGEMVVENMSQLGRTVFFQTLIPNDDPCGDGATNWTFAINPFTGGRTPHNAFDYTPTSDVGTNNISAIRQDGEGGGTLSQNSDNSFQYCTGQECTNIYPDPSSIGRQSWRRIELE; encoded by the coding sequence ATGCACTCTTTCCGTCTCCACTCTCGCGCCAAGACTCTCTCGTACGCAGCCTTTGGCATCGCCTTGCTGAGCGCCGCCGATGCCTATGCCACTGTATCGCAAAGCCCACTGAGCCTGACCATTGGCGTGCCGCCAAACCTGATCCTGACTCTGGACGAATCGGGCAGTATGTCCTGGGGCTACGTCCCAGATAGCGTATTGGGTAGCGTCATCAGCGGCTCCAACATCACCCGCCTGTATGCTGCCAATGCGTACAACCCGATGTACTACAACCCGAACACCGACTATGTCATCCCGCCGTTCTTCGACGTAAACGGCGAAGAAATCACCCTTTCAACCCAATTCAGCGCAGCGCCTATCAATGGCTTTAGACCCGAAGACGGCACGCTTGACCTGTCCAGTTATTATCGGCCTACGGGTAGGGAGTACCGCATGCCCCTGGGCAATCACAATCGGCTCAACGGGCCAGCAGGCGATTTCCAGGTAACCAAAACAACCTCAAACAATCAGCAACCGGATGATGTAGAAAGCGAGGCCGGTATCGTCTTTAGACTGACCCGCCCAGACGGCACTCGTACCTGTGTCATCCAGGAGGCCGGCCCGGTGCTGGACAATACCCATTTCACCTGCAGCAGAGACGGCAACACCTATACCGCCCGTACGCCAGCCTACTATTACAGTTACGACGATTCGCTTACCGGCTGCTCCGACTCCACTGCGGATGCCAGTTGCTACAAGCTGGTCTTTGTCGAAGAGGAAGAAGAAGAAAACTTCGCCATCTGGTACTCCTTCTACAGAACCCGCGCCCTGGCAACCCTGTCCGCCACAAGCCTCGCATTCGCCCAATTATCGCCCGCAGTACGCTTGAGCTGGCAGGATCTTGCACGCTGCACCACCCTCAATGGCGGTAGCGCCTCACGCTGCAAGGACAACAAGTTCCGCCAGTATGACTCTCTGCATAAGGGACAATTCTATAGCTGGCTCAAAGACATTTACTTCGATAGCGGAACCCCCCTGCCCGCCGCAATGAAAAGAGCGGGTGAATTCCTCAAGGAAGATGTCGCCTGGCATAAGTATCCAAACAGCCGGAACAGCTCCGACAGGAACACAACAGCAAACACCTATGCCTGCCGCGCCAGCTACCATATCTTGATGACTGATGGTATGTGGAACGCCAACGCCAGCGCCCCCAGCGATTTCCGTCACGATGCCGCCACGTTCGACCTGCCGGATGGCCGCAGCTACAGCCAGCGCCGTCCCTACTACGACACAACTGAAAAGACCCTAGCCGATTTGGCCATGCACTATTGGGCCACCGACCTCAATACCAGCCTGGACAACGATGTGCCGGCCTACATCCCGTTCAAGAGTGGCGATACCACCACTGACTATTGGGACGCGCGCAACGACCCGGCCACTTGGCAACATATGACTAACTTCATCATGGGCCTGGGTCTGACCAGTTCCCTGAATAGCCCTGGCATTCCCTGGTCAGGCAGCACCCATAAGGGCGCGGGCTATGAAGCTCTGGTGGCAGGAACAAAAGACTGGCCGGAAGCATCCAGCAGCAGCGCCAATAATGTCTACGACCTGTGGCATGCCGCGATCAACTCACGCGGTGAGTTCTTCAGCGTGGACAGCCCCGAGGCTATGGTTCAGGCGTTTGATGACATCCTCTCGCGTATCGCCGACCGCAAATCCACTGCAGCCCGACCGGCGATCAACTCTGGACAGATCAGCACGGATGAGGATGACAACGGAATCGTCAGGACGGTTTCTTATCAGACTTCCTACGCCAGCGACGATAATTGGTCTGGGGACGTGAAGCGCTTTGAGAAGGGATGGAACTCGCAGACCAATACCTTTGAAACACGGGAAATCTGGAGTGCCAAAAACCAGGTGCCCGGAGCAGCGAGCCGAAGAATAAAAATTGCAGGCAACGACAACAACGGTCTGGCAGTCTTCACTTGGGCAAATGCGGGGGCAAGCGGAACCGTAGGCACGTTGGCCTATTTCCTGAGCCGTGACCCGGAAAACGGCAACGTCGTGGATAGCAAAGGCTCGCTACGCCTCGATTATTTGCGTGGTGACCGTACGGGTGAAGGCACGACGTTCCGCCAACGCAGTGGCGTGCTGGGCGACTTCTATTCCTCCACGCCTGCGGTCGTTTCCGGCCCACGTTATCTGATCAATTTCTCCAACCGTTTGGAAGGCAACACCGCTTACAGCGACTTTGCCGAAAGAATTGCCCAACGACAGCCTCGGGTATATGTCGGAGGTAACGACGGCATGCTGCATGGCTTCAATGCCAACACAGGTGCTGAAGAGTTCGCATTCATCCCGACTGCCGTGTTTCCCAAGTTGAACAAGCTTACCGGCACCAATTACAGCCATGAGTTCTATGTCGATGGTCCGCCCACTGTTGCGGACGTGTTCGATGGTACCGAATGGCGCACTATTCTGGTCGGCACGCTCAAGGCCGGCGGCAAATCCATATTCGCTCTTGATGTAACGACCCCTGGACAGGAGAAACTGCTCTGGGAATTTGATGACAATGATCTTCCAGACGAGGCACTAGCCAGAATGGGCTACAGCTTCTCTCAGCCAACCATTGCTCGTCTGCACACTGGCACTTGGGCTGTTGTGTTCGGAAACGGTTATGAAAGCGCTAATAACACCAATGGCAAGGCAGCGCTATTTATTGTCGACGCCATGGAAGGGACTCTTCTCAAGAGCCTTGAAGTTTCTGGTGTAGAAGGCGTAGCCAATGGTCTGTCCACACCCAAGCTCGGTGATTACAACGGCGACGGTGTAGCCGATTACGCCTATGCAGGCGACCTGCAAGGCAACGTCTGGCGTTTCGATCTGCTACGAAACGGCCGCACTGACAGCGCCCCGTTCACCCGTGAGGATGACGGGGAGAACGCTATCGATGATTTCGAAGTTGCCTATGGCGGTGAGCCGTTGTTCAGCGCTATTTCCAGCAACAACGGCAGCCGTCAACCCATCACCTCCGCCCCAAGCCTGGTTCGCCACCCAACCGGTGTTGGATACCTGGTGATCTTTGGCACGGGCAAGTTCTTCGAAACCAATGACAAGGACGGCGACAAAACGATGCCCCAGACCGTTTACGGCATCTGGGATAAGCAGACCCTTGGTGAAGAAGCCAGTAACCCAAACATCAGCCGTTCCAGCCTGCAAGAACAGGAAATTACCAATCAGGTAACGGTGGCAGCCGATGGCTCGACCCGGCAAGGCTTGGTCATCAGCAATAACGCTGTGGATTGGTACGGCTCAGATACCCAGAGCGCGCAAAATGGCTGGTGGCTCGATCTTCGCCAGAGCGAGGGCGAAATGGTGGTAGAGAACATGTCGCAACTGGGCCGCACGGTTTTCTTCCAGACCCTGATCCCCAATGACGACCCATGCGGTGACGGCGCGACCAACTGGACCTTCGCCATCAACCCATTCACGGGCGGTAGAACCCCCCATAACGCGTTCGACTACACCCCGACATCAGACGTCGGCACCAACAATATCTCGGCTATTCGTCAGGACGGTGAAGGTGGTGGCACGCTGTCGCAGAACTCTGACAACTCGTTCCAGTACTGCACCGGACAGGAATGCACCAATATCTATCCGGATCCATCCAGTATTGGACGTCAAAGCTGGCGCCGCATCGAGCTAGAGTGA
- a CDS encoding pilus assembly PilX family protein, protein MRAITYQKQRGAVLFIALIMLLVLTLLAINSMRGVTLETRITANRAQETKLINVADAALREAEFRYYGPGNIRDKLEPKAANCSTNNTLNVNGINKPCLLAIQNSNLLDFVNNPKEANEDYLGDSSSGGLLWMPYRGTDAENSTQASAQADAHWNSIRAGEAGNAAVNAEYGMVAEGQGTYFYLNNGRAGEVLYLQSTNANIYLGLNN, encoded by the coding sequence ATGAGAGCCATCACCTATCAAAAACAAAGAGGTGCAGTTCTGTTCATCGCCCTCATCATGCTGCTTGTACTGACATTACTTGCGATCAACAGCATGCGCGGGGTGACCCTGGAAACACGCATCACTGCCAATCGCGCTCAGGAGACAAAACTTATCAACGTCGCCGACGCCGCTTTGCGTGAGGCCGAGTTTCGTTACTACGGGCCGGGTAATATTCGCGACAAACTGGAACCAAAAGCCGCCAACTGCAGTACGAACAACACACTGAACGTCAATGGCATCAATAAACCATGCCTTCTTGCCATACAAAACAGCAACCTCCTCGACTTCGTTAACAACCCGAAAGAGGCAAATGAAGACTACCTCGGCGACAGCTCATCAGGGGGCCTGCTCTGGATGCCTTATCGCGGCACCGACGCCGAAAACAGTACACAAGCGAGCGCCCAGGCAGACGCCCACTGGAACAGCATCCGAGCTGGCGAAGCCGGTAACGCAGCAGTCAACGCCGAGTACGGCATGGTTGCCGAAGGCCAGGGCACCTATTTCTATCTGAACAATGGCAGGGCTGGAGAAGTCCTGTACCTGCAATCGACAAACGCCAATATCTATCTTGGCCTTAACAATTGA
- a CDS encoding PilW family protein, whose product MNTVKRQFGLSLIELLIALAISSLLILGITQVYIDNKRNYVFQQNQAGNLENGRFASLMLNEYLGKAGYRRDPVILVEEAFPSRSASGDCQAFGAGHSITGLDPAEGRGFCIRYQPKTSGELDCQGAASASFNDEVAFSSPPTSSLIVLAFKYDPSPDNDLPKGRLLCKSLNVSSPQYGELLRGVADMRLDFGVGNSDVLGKEVSSYVPQADWTPASGSIRSVRYSLLMASRSSQRDSDDSKILDDWLATATEDEKTRLQTADSRRLYQVTSSTQTVRNLMP is encoded by the coding sequence ATGAATACAGTTAAACGCCAGTTCGGCCTTTCGCTTATCGAACTGTTGATTGCCTTGGCTATCAGCAGTCTGTTGATCCTTGGTATTACGCAGGTCTACATCGACAACAAGCGTAACTACGTTTTCCAGCAGAATCAGGCCGGGAATCTGGAGAACGGCCGCTTTGCCAGCTTGATGCTGAACGAATATCTAGGCAAGGCGGGATACAGACGAGACCCTGTGATATTGGTTGAAGAAGCTTTCCCTAGCAGAAGTGCCAGTGGTGATTGCCAAGCATTCGGTGCAGGCCACTCCATTACCGGGCTTGACCCAGCTGAGGGCCGAGGCTTTTGCATACGCTATCAACCGAAAACAAGCGGTGAGCTGGATTGCCAAGGCGCAGCCAGCGCGAGCTTTAATGACGAGGTAGCCTTTTCATCGCCTCCGACATCGAGCCTCATAGTACTGGCGTTCAAGTATGATCCCAGTCCCGACAATGATCTTCCCAAAGGTCGCCTGCTCTGCAAGAGCCTGAACGTTTCTTCCCCCCAGTATGGAGAGTTGCTTCGCGGAGTTGCCGACATGCGCCTGGATTTTGGGGTTGGTAACTCTGACGTTCTGGGAAAAGAAGTTTCCAGCTACGTTCCCCAAGCAGACTGGACGCCCGCAAGCGGCTCAATTCGAAGCGTACGTTACTCCCTGCTGATGGCCAGTCGAAGCAGCCAACGCGATAGTGATGATTCAAAAATTCTCGACGACTGGCTGGCAACTGCGACCGAGGATGAGAAGACACGCTTGCAGACAGCGGATAGCCGCCGCCTATATCAAGTAACAAGTAGCACGCAGACAGTCAGGAACCTCATGCCATGA
- the pilV gene encoding type IV pilus modification protein PilV: MSNNKGFSLIEVLVALLLTTIGVLGMVALQGRSIQYTQDSVQRNTAVSLANELIEIARANPQALYNSSVPKFPINSGMKEDSLFYKAKGDDFADRDACVTTTTRLAETPKEQRDCWADKVEAMLPGGAAVFESDVSICRSSSPGDCDGAGSMLEIRLAWQVREGACLDADDPDATVCTYTVRVEP; this comes from the coding sequence ATGAGCAATAACAAAGGATTCAGCCTCATCGAGGTACTTGTAGCTCTCCTGCTGACCACCATTGGTGTGCTCGGTATGGTTGCCTTGCAAGGACGCAGCATTCAGTACACACAGGATTCGGTGCAACGCAACACGGCCGTTTCGCTGGCCAATGAGCTGATTGAAATAGCCCGAGCAAATCCGCAAGCGCTTTACAACTCGTCGGTCCCGAAATTCCCGATTAATAGTGGAATGAAAGAGGACTCTCTCTTTTACAAGGCGAAAGGCGACGACTTCGCGGACCGCGACGCGTGCGTCACCACCACAACGCGTCTTGCCGAAACCCCAAAGGAGCAACGCGACTGCTGGGCCGACAAGGTTGAAGCAATGCTTCCTGGCGGAGCCGCTGTATTCGAAAGCGATGTCAGCATCTGTCGCAGTTCGAGCCCTGGCGATTGTGACGGAGCAGGCTCGATGCTCGAAATCCGCCTTGCCTGGCAGGTCCGCGAGGGCGCATGCCTAGATGCTGACGACCCAGATGCCACCGTATGCACCTACACCGTTCGGGTAGAACCATGA
- a CDS encoding GspH/FimT family pseudopilin: MPGKTGTSGFTLVELMIVIALLAIVALIAAPSFTDMIERNRLQSQAEELRSFLLYARGEAVTLRSTITVETDDEEAWVIERGGTTIRQFEHNPELVTIRSSAETITFRSNGTATAATFTVCHDDDAARGYFLEIQSSGATSLYLPGKKDASNTALDSCTL, from the coding sequence ATGCCAGGCAAAACGGGAACCAGTGGATTCACCCTGGTCGAGTTGATGATCGTCATCGCGCTGCTCGCTATCGTTGCGCTGATCGCAGCGCCGAGCTTTACCGACATGATCGAACGCAATCGCCTGCAGAGTCAGGCAGAAGAACTCAGGTCTTTTCTCCTCTACGCCCGGGGCGAGGCTGTAACCTTGAGGTCAACCATTACGGTCGAGACGGATGACGAAGAAGCGTGGGTTATCGAGCGAGGCGGTACCACTATTCGCCAGTTCGAGCACAACCCTGAGCTAGTAACGATACGCTCGAGTGCAGAGACCATTACCTTCAGAAGCAATGGCACGGCAACCGCAGCGACTTTCACTGTCTGCCACGACGACGACGCCGCTCGTGGGTACTTCCTGGAAATCCAATCCAGCGGCGCAACCAGCCTATACCTGCCAGGGAAAAAGGATGCCAGTAACACAGCTCTCGACAGTTGCACCTTGTGA
- a CDS encoding GspH/FimT family pseudopilin, translating into MRHSQQWAFSLPELLTTLAILAILATIAVPHTTRLIEKNRQQASGDLLLRNLQIARTKAIAENRAVLLCPSSDVECMDDWNEGWILKSPTTDEILSRDKLSGLDGILHWTGYRKEILFRSDGTSPTGNGRFFLCTQHGLAWQLIISRQGRVRRSDAKEDIKDAYRCN; encoded by the coding sequence ATGCGCCATTCTCAACAATGGGCCTTTAGCCTGCCCGAGCTCCTCACGACCCTCGCCATACTCGCCATTCTGGCGACCATTGCAGTTCCCCACACGACTCGGTTGATCGAAAAAAACCGACAACAGGCTTCGGGGGACCTGCTATTACGCAATCTGCAAATTGCCAGAACCAAAGCAATTGCGGAAAACAGAGCGGTGCTGCTCTGCCCCTCATCCGATGTCGAGTGCATGGACGATTGGAATGAGGGCTGGATCCTGAAGTCACCGACGACCGACGAAATACTGAGTCGAGACAAGCTATCAGGGCTTGACGGCATACTGCACTGGACGGGATATCGGAAAGAAATTCTATTCAGGAGCGACGGCACCAGCCCCACAGGTAACGGCCGTTTTTTCCTTTGCACCCAGCACGGCTTGGCATGGCAGCTGATCATTAGCCGGCAGGGTCGTGTTCGAAGGTCTGACGCCAAGGAAGATATCAAGGACGCCTACCGTTGCAACTGA